CCTTGCGTGGAGCGAGATAGCCTCTCGAAGCGGCCCAACCCACCAATCCGGCACCCGCCGCCAGCCCGCCGCAGCGCAGCAAAGAGCCTCGCAGGGTCGTGGCGATCGAATCGATCGATGCGGCAGGCAGCTTCCCTCCCAGGCCCAGCAGACTTTCGGCCAGCCACACCGTCGCTCCAGGAGCGAGGGCGAGCGCCAACGCCGCGCCGGCGGCAAGCCATGCCACGACCACCCAGGTGTCCCGGCCGCGGCCGGTGGCGCCCGCGTGCCAGGCCCGCAGGCGATGGTCGAAGCCGCTGGCCGCCAGGAAAACCAGCGCCAGCGTCGCCGGCAGGAGGAAACGTGAAGGATAGCGCAGCGACGAGGCCAGGGGGACCCAGCGATGGATCAGCGGATAGATTCTCCCCGGCGCCCCGAGCGCCGTCAGGATGCACAGCAGCGCGAAGGCGGCCAGCAAGATCTGCCGCCCTCCGGCGCGGCGCCAGGGCAAGGCGGCTGGAAATATCAGCATCAGGATTCCGAGATAGACGCTCAGCAGGAAGGGATACCCCTTCTCGAAGACCAGACCGCCCCAGTAGGATGTCGGCTTCAGCGCCGCCGGGTTGCCGTACAGCGCCGGCACGGCGAGCTCCAGCAGGCGCGGCGGATCGATCGACCAGGCGAGAGCCTTCGTCAGCGGGATACCTCCGCCGCGCTCCGAGGCCGCGACCATCTCGCGTGCCGGGAGGAGAGCCACCAGGGCCAGCCCGGCCGCCAGCGCGGCCCCGGCGAGCGGTCCGAGGAAGGCCCGTCGCATCGCGGGTCGAGGGCTCTCCCAGGCGCCGAAGCAGGCAATCAGCACGGCGCTCGCCGCGGCCACCGGATCCCCCGCAAGCAGCGTGACGCTCAGCGCGCCGGCATAGGAGAGCAGCGCCCAGCGGCTTCCTGTCCGCCGGAAGCGCGCCGCGGCGAACAGGGCGAGAGGCACCCAGGCCCAGGAGGCGAGGAGGTTCTGCAACGATCCGCAGGAAACCAGCGGTCCGGAGAGGGCGAATCCCGCCGCGGCGAGCAGCGCGGACTCCTGGCCGAGACCCTCTTCGCGCGCCCACAGGTACATTCCCCAGCCGGCCAGAAGATATTGCAGGACGACGGACGCGGAGAACGCGACCCCGACCGGGAGAAGGAGGAACAGAAGGGTGATCGGGTGGAGGATCAGCTCGTTGGGATTGGCGGCCAGCGGCATGCCGCCGGAGAGGTAGGGGTTCCACAGCGGGAA
This genomic stretch from Candidatus Polarisedimenticolia bacterium harbors:
- a CDS encoding YfhO family protein, which produces MGNPPGAEPPRRLHAFLFIAAAVALLFHPLILGEGRLYFRDVSLNHYPNRVYATERLLHGDFPLWNPYLSGGMPLAANPNELILHPITLLFLLLPVGVAFSASVVLQYLLAGWGMYLWAREEGLGQESALLAAAGFALSGPLVSCGSLQNLLASWAWVPLALFAAARFRRTGSRWALLSYAGALSVTLLAGDPVAAASAVLIACFGAWESPRPAMRRAFLGPLAGAALAAGLALVALLPAREMVAASERGGGIPLTKALAWSIDPPRLLELAVPALYGNPAALKPTSYWGGLVFEKGYPFLLSVYLGILMLIFPAALPWRRAGGRQILLAAFALLCILTALGAPGRIYPLIHRWVPLASSLRYPSRFLLPATLALVFLAASGFDHRLRAWHAGATGRGRDTWVVVAWLAAGAALALALAPGATVWLAESLLGLGGKLPAASIDSIATTLRGSLLRCGGLAAGAGLVGWAASRGYLAPRKAALLLLVAAAGDLLSAHLRLNPVVPSSFYEARPPAADLVPRERIESRVYSEPRPEGFAVMAGSDDAWWGYYWDEISCRVATCLPWRIPLALDRSTDLLSAAGLGGIVEGIGGLDVDGLKRLCEIASVGLIQTYREMSSPSLTSAGLLSRQTNVPFHLYRLAAPRPRAYWVGAALPEKGGILADLTSPDWDPKGSVILQGESFPAGRPGEEGEVTWLTEKPERLELRVSASRAGWLVVTDTYFPGWQAEVDGAAAPIRRANHLFRAVQVPEGTHQVVLHYSPRSWRVGAAGSILTLLAALLWAWRGRIASRS